The Acidimicrobiales bacterium nucleotide sequence AAGGCGTATGGCGCCGGCATCCTGTCCTCGTGCGGCGAGACGGCCGCCTTCCGCACCGCGGACATCCGCCCGCTCGACCTCGCCGCCATGGGAACGCTCACCTACGACATCACCCGCTACCAACCGGTGCTGTTCGCGGCCAGGTCGATGAGCCACCTGCTCGACGTCCTCACCCTGTTCTTCGCGTCGTTCGACGACGACGTCCACGCCCGTCTGACCCGGGAGGCCGCGGCATGACGACAACCGATCTCACCCCGCGAACCACGGTCATCCCTGCGTCTCCGCTTCTGCTCGGGTGGGACGCCATCGAGCTGTGGGTGGGCAATGCCCGCGCCTTCGCAGGCTTCCTCGCCTCCGCCTTCGGCTTCCGGATCACCGCCTTTGCCGGGCCCGAGACCGGCTGTGACGACCGGGCGTCGTACGTGCTCGAGCAGGGCCGGATCCGGTTCGTGGTGACCGCCGCCCTCGGTCCCGACTCGCCCATATCCGAACACGTCCGGGAGCACGGCGACGGCGTCCACGACCTCGCCTTCGCCGTACCCGATGCCACTGCCGCCTTCCAGGCGGCCAGCGCCCGTGGCGCCCGGGTGCTCCACGAGCCCGACGCCGTCACCGACGACCTGGGCGTGCTCCGCCTGGCCCGGATCGCGGCCTACGGCGAGACGGGCCACACCTTCGTCGATCGGTCCTCCTACCGCGGCCACTACCGGCCGGGCTACGTGACCGAGGGCCTCCCGCCGCTGGCGGCCGCGCCGCCGGTCGGGCTCGACGAGGTGGACCACGTCGTCGCCAACGTGGAGCTCGGGTCACTCGACCGATGGGTCGACTTCTACCGTTCGGTGCTCGGCTTCGAGCGCCTGCGCCATTTCGACGATTCGCAGATCTCGACGGAGTACTCAGCGCTCATGTCCACCGTCGTGTGGGACGGCTCGAAGATCGTCCTGCCGATCAACGAGCCTGCGCCGGGACGGCGCAAGAGCCAGATCCAGGAGTACCTCGAGACCTACCGGGGACCGGGTGTCCAGCACATCGCCCTCGCCACCGGCGACATCGTCGCCGCCGTGTCGTCGCTGCGCGCGCGCGGGCTCCGCTTCCTGGAGGCACCCCCCACCTACTACGACGACGCCCAGGACCGGCTCGGGCACCTGGACCTGCCGTGGGAGGATCTGCGGCGGCTCGGCATCCTGGTCGACGAGGAGCCCGACGGATGGTTGCTGCAGATCTTCACGGAGACCCTCGGCGACAGGCCCACGCTCTTCATCGAGATCATCCAGCGGGGCGGGGCTCGCGGCTTCGGCGCCGGCAACTTCAAGGCCCTCTTCGAGGCCATCGAGCGGGAGCAGGCCCGGCGCGGCCATCTCTGAGCGGCGGAATTGATCGATGACCGGCTTCGGCGTGGAGAACCTGCCGTTCGGCGTGGCGCGGATGCCGGACGGCTCCGTGGGCTGCGTCAGCGCCCTCGAAGCGTCCGTCCTCGATCTCGGCGCCCTGGCCCGGGCCGGCTCCCTCGATGAAGCCGCGGTGCCCGACGGCGTGTTCGAGGACGCCTCCCTCAACCGCTTCCTGGCCTGCGGGCGACAGGCCTGGCGGGCGGTGCGCGGGCGGCTCGCCCGTTTGGTGCGCGAGGGCGACCCGGCGCTGGCGAAGGCCGCCGTGCCGGCGCATGCGGTGCAGCTGCTCGCTCCGGTGGCGGTGGGCGACTTCGTGGACTTCTCGGCCTCGCTCCACCACGCCACGCGTGTCGGGCGCCTGCTCCGGCCCGAGGGCGACCCGCTCCCGCCGCAGTGGCGCCACATGCCCGTCGGGTACCACGGCCGG carries:
- the hppD gene encoding 4-hydroxyphenylpyruvate dioxygenase — encoded protein: MTTTDLTPRTTVIPASPLLLGWDAIELWVGNARAFAGFLASAFGFRITAFAGPETGCDDRASYVLEQGRIRFVVTAALGPDSPISEHVREHGDGVHDLAFAVPDATAAFQAASARGARVLHEPDAVTDDLGVLRLARIAAYGETGHTFVDRSSYRGHYRPGYVTEGLPPLAAAPPVGLDEVDHVVANVELGSLDRWVDFYRSVLGFERLRHFDDSQISTEYSALMSTVVWDGSKIVLPINEPAPGRRKSQIQEYLETYRGPGVQHIALATGDIVAAVSSLRARGLRFLEAPPTYYDDAQDRLGHLDLPWEDLRRLGILVDEEPDGWLLQIFTETLGDRPTLFIEIIQRGGARGFGAGNFKALFEAIEREQARRGHL